In the Sphingobium sp. EM0848 genome, one interval contains:
- the trbC gene encoding type-F conjugative transfer system pilin assembly protein TrbC: protein MRFSTFGLALLLATTGISALLAQNVEGLNIQAIKQRSAASQAEAQAFVDEVKDRGDAFRADAVEAHKGGTENMRRVAATALPTGSIGPIDFDAIVEGAAQNLNAKPGEAPQFIAFASLSMPPTSLKQMIRDTAAAGGIVVFRGFPDNSMKAFAARLGKLVEEQDFANIGIDPRLFRAFGVQAVPTYVAVSSDFDLCAGFECQTRVPPHDRLTGNVTVRYALDSFVEGQGPGARIAAVARTNLDRRHP from the coding sequence ATGCGCTTCTCCACATTCGGGCTTGCCCTCCTCCTCGCCACAACGGGCATCTCTGCGCTGCTCGCGCAAAATGTCGAGGGTCTAAATATCCAGGCGATCAAGCAGCGGTCAGCCGCGAGCCAAGCCGAGGCCCAGGCCTTTGTCGACGAGGTCAAGGATCGGGGCGATGCTTTCCGCGCTGACGCAGTTGAGGCCCACAAAGGTGGGACCGAGAATATGAGGCGGGTTGCCGCGACTGCTCTGCCTACCGGTTCCATCGGCCCGATCGATTTCGATGCGATCGTCGAGGGCGCGGCGCAAAATCTCAATGCCAAGCCGGGCGAGGCACCGCAGTTCATCGCCTTTGCCAGCCTCTCCATGCCGCCCACGTCGCTGAAACAGATGATCCGCGATACCGCGGCGGCCGGTGGCATCGTCGTGTTTCGAGGATTCCCGGATAACAGCATGAAGGCCTTTGCTGCCCGGCTTGGGAAGCTGGTCGAGGAACAGGACTTTGCCAATATCGGAATCGATCCACGCCTGTTCCGCGCTTTCGGCGTGCAGGCGGTGCCGACCTATGTGGCGGTGTCATCGGACTTTGACCTTTGCGCCGGCTTTGAATGCCAGACCCGCGTGCCGCCGCATGATCGTCTCACCGGAAATGTCACGGTGCGCTATGCGCTCGACAGCTTCGTCGAAGGCCAGGGGCCTGGCGCACGCATCGCCGCAGTAGCGCGGACAAATCTCGATCGGCGCCACCCGTGA
- the traU gene encoding conjugal transfer pilus assembly protein TraU, with protein MRLIRTLALACFCAVLALALSPERATAAGPACHGKFVNPITDVCWSCLFPLSVGGLKIWPGNRPDPSNPASPICACTDPLPRIGISVGFWEPARLADVTMKPWCFPNLGGVRIAPGFDIGQGYLAGPSMVGGRSQSTAKWHVHWYVYPLLYWMELLTDFVCFEQASFDIAYMTEVDPLWQDDALSGLINPEAIVFANPIAQAACAADCIAGTASLPLDPLFWCAGCQGSMYPMNGNIPSSIGHVQSSRLALSRFAYKMHRQGLAWGTMGSKGLCAKYLMPIMRKQQYRFQMVNPIPTVSGRFACSAIGASTFPPDAGRAYPAAGEDMGYLVWRKRNCCVL; from the coding sequence ATGCGCCTGATCCGCACCCTGGCACTGGCCTGTTTCTGCGCCGTCCTTGCGCTTGCTCTCTCGCCGGAGCGAGCCACCGCCGCTGGCCCGGCCTGCCATGGCAAATTCGTCAATCCGATCACCGACGTCTGCTGGTCCTGCCTGTTCCCTCTGTCGGTGGGAGGATTGAAGATCTGGCCAGGCAACCGGCCTGATCCGAGCAACCCCGCCTCGCCGATCTGCGCCTGCACCGATCCCTTGCCGCGCATCGGTATCTCGGTCGGCTTCTGGGAACCGGCGCGCCTCGCCGACGTCACGATGAAGCCATGGTGCTTTCCCAATCTTGGCGGCGTGCGGATCGCCCCCGGCTTCGATATCGGCCAAGGCTATCTGGCCGGGCCCTCGATGGTTGGCGGCCGGTCGCAAAGCACTGCCAAATGGCATGTCCATTGGTATGTCTATCCGCTGCTCTACTGGATGGAACTGCTGACCGATTTCGTCTGCTTCGAGCAGGCCAGTTTCGACATCGCCTATATGACCGAGGTCGATCCGCTTTGGCAGGATGACGCGCTTTCGGGCCTCATCAATCCTGAAGCCATCGTCTTTGCCAATCCGATCGCCCAGGCCGCTTGCGCTGCTGACTGCATCGCGGGGACCGCGAGTTTGCCGCTCGATCCGCTCTTCTGGTGCGCGGGCTGCCAGGGGTCGATGTATCCCATGAACGGCAACATCCCTTCGTCCATCGGCCATGTGCAGTCTTCGCGCCTCGCTCTGTCGCGCTTTGCCTACAAGATGCACCGGCAGGGGCTTGCCTGGGGCACCATGGGTTCCAAGGGCCTGTGCGCAAAATATCTGATGCCGATCATGCGCAAGCAGCAATATCGCTTCCAGATGGTGAACCCGATCCCGACCGTCTCGGGCCGCTTCGCCTGCTCCGCCATCGGCGCATCCACCTTTCCGCCCGACGCGGGCCGTGCCTATCCCGCCGCCGGCGAGGATATGGGCTATCTGGTCTGGCGCAAGCGCAACTGTTGCGTTCTTTAG
- the traW gene encoding type-F conjugative transfer system protein TraW, whose amino-acid sequence MKRLVGGILGLAGLGGVLLIGGAMRGEAKDYGQAGQTFPVIEPDLLATIEARLTQAEASGELAGMNAAFAKRVEAKVRRPDPVVGITPAQVARSWRFDPTVTVEQDIRDPKGQLIAAAGQRINPLDFVTISQDLVFVDGDDSAQMAWATTRYSEVKAKIILVSGSPIEEMTNRKRRFYFDQEGRLTGKFGIQHVPAVVSPAGKVMQVSELVLLARRAG is encoded by the coding sequence ATGAAGCGTCTGGTGGGTGGGATCCTCGGTTTGGCGGGGCTCGGCGGCGTGCTGCTCATCGGCGGGGCGATGCGCGGCGAAGCGAAGGATTATGGCCAGGCGGGCCAGACCTTTCCGGTGATCGAACCCGATCTGCTGGCAACGATCGAGGCGCGACTGACCCAAGCGGAGGCGAGCGGGGAACTGGCGGGCATGAATGCAGCCTTTGCCAAGCGCGTCGAAGCCAAGGTCCGGCGACCCGATCCGGTGGTGGGGATCACTCCCGCCCAGGTGGCGCGGAGCTGGCGGTTCGATCCCACTGTCACGGTTGAGCAGGATATTCGCGATCCCAAGGGGCAGTTGATCGCGGCGGCCGGGCAAAGGATCAATCCGCTCGATTTTGTGACCATCAGCCAGGATCTGGTTTTCGTCGATGGCGACGATTCCGCGCAGATGGCCTGGGCGACCACGCGCTACAGCGAGGTGAAGGCCAAGATCATCCTGGTCAGCGGCTCGCCCATCGAGGAGATGACCAACCGCAAACGGCGCTTCTATTTCGACCAGGAAGGGCGGCTCACCGGTAAATTCGGTATCCAGCATGTTCCGGCGGTGGTGAGTCCTGCCGGCAAGGTCATGCAGGTGAGCGAGCTGGTCCTCTTGGCCAGGAGGGCGGGCTGA
- a CDS encoding S26 family signal peptidase yields MAQAVSKGPVSRWRPRKRLWVMLGLGLLGWATYGALRDWRDRHAFLINRTDSLPNWAFLIHRTQLPARGDYVFFNAPANALVKRHFGAVPPMFGKRVYGMPDDVVAHEGALVRVNGRPVARMKLRTRRGETLTPGPTGVIPRGCYYVGTPHKDGFDSRYAEIGLICTRQIIGTGEPVL; encoded by the coding sequence ATGGCGCAGGCGGTCAGTAAGGGGCCGGTGTCGCGCTGGCGCCCGCGCAAGCGGCTCTGGGTGATGCTGGGGCTGGGGCTGCTAGGATGGGCGACTTACGGCGCGCTGCGCGATTGGCGGGATCGCCATGCCTTCCTCATCAACCGGACGGACTCGCTGCCCAATTGGGCTTTCCTCATCCACCGTACCCAATTGCCGGCGCGGGGCGATTATGTTTTCTTCAACGCGCCGGCCAATGCGCTGGTCAAGCGGCACTTCGGCGCTGTGCCGCCGATGTTCGGCAAGCGCGTCTATGGCATGCCCGACGATGTCGTCGCGCATGAGGGCGCGCTCGTCCGCGTCAATGGCAGGCCGGTTGCGCGGATGAAGCTGCGCACGCGGCGCGGGGAGACACTGACCCCTGGTCCCACGGGCGTCATCCCGCGCGGATGCTATTATGTGGGCACCCCGCACAAGGACGGGTTCGACAGCCGCTATGCGGAGATCGGCCTCATCTGCACCCGACAGATCATCGGCACCGGGGAGCCTGTGCTATGA
- a CDS encoding TrbI F-type domain-containing protein, with amino-acid sequence MAEQQEFDLPTPPSATVPAAPRRAGLFAGFTRGQLVAGAAIVVGLVWGMWVTKTLVMPARDRIVSARLSAIVGDYVQTQAHSVAPQPQVEADMRRFMAALDRELQRRSQKGEIVMVGEAVLSKNVPDITESIKKAVYASGIARPRQASAEEMQSLQRRAMAPFQTVPLALPDVAIDPMASAPPQPVEGPRPFAGTPEPALPGAYQGASVSTFGGPDGAGGQ; translated from the coding sequence ATGGCTGAGCAGCAGGAATTCGATCTCCCCACGCCCCCTTCCGCGACTGTTCCGGCCGCGCCCCGCCGTGCCGGCCTCTTTGCGGGGTTCACCCGCGGTCAACTCGTCGCGGGCGCGGCCATCGTGGTGGGCCTTGTCTGGGGCATGTGGGTTACGAAGACATTGGTGATGCCGGCCCGGGATCGGATCGTTTCGGCTCGCCTGTCGGCGATCGTCGGGGATTATGTGCAGACGCAGGCCCATAGCGTGGCACCGCAGCCCCAGGTGGAAGCGGACATGCGCCGCTTCATGGCTGCGCTCGACAGGGAATTGCAGCGCCGCTCGCAAAAGGGCGAGATCGTCATGGTGGGCGAGGCGGTTCTGTCGAAGAATGTCCCCGACATTACCGAGAGCATCAAGAAGGCGGTGTACGCCTCGGGCATAGCGCGCCCCAGGCAGGCGAGCGCAGAGGAGATGCAATCTCTGCAGCGGCGGGCCATGGCGCCGTTCCAGACCGTGCCACTGGCGCTGCCTGATGTGGCGATCGACCCCATGGCATCGGCGCCGCCCCAGCCGGTCGAAGGTCCACGGCCCTTTGCTGGTACGCCCGAACCCGCCTTGCCGGGCGCCTATCAGGGTGCGTCCGTATCAACCTTCGGAGGCCCCGATGGCGCAGGCGGTCAGTAA
- the traC gene encoding type IV secretion system protein TraC codes for MMAKPAFLDRLMGALLGDIKQPDADRPALGVPMLAHWLPYRSYDAKTGIFYNSASRGFVLEVAPMVGADERSGEILAQFLSEAIPTPGCLQFHQWMSPRVGELLSKWYVPRYQAHGIYERMARHRVECMTEGVWTSLSADASFCLRHHRVAISYSTPESSRVSNDEITGVMDGLISALASINVSARRMDPEALIAWIDDITSPTTAPGDDAVSYNPLDSIADQAIRRDIEMRVEADRILLRTERFRPTGREIDGTPEIGEIYPDVFDVRSFSVRNLPQRWAPWDMARLIGDMFTDKLRMPCPVATNLCIDFPDVEAASSKAGFKYMRTTSLADSKSARFLPQLKEQSQEWRYVNDEMKQGRKLVRLFYSVTAFSPKGKGDTNERVLKSVYRAAGWDLLDDRYLQVMGLLCAMPMTMANGLARDLERMKRMRTMLTTTAANLAPLQGEYLGGPIPHMLLVGRRGQPFFWSPFENSAGNHNVAVFGKSGSGKSVALQELCASLCGAGARVVVIDDGRSFEHSAKLQGGAFVEFTMSSGFCLNPFSMIDPDLAARDQDYRLDCLAMLKAIVNQMARHIDTLNDTERGLIDGAVNEVWEEKGHAGTIDDVIAALDRTGHEQAAALGIAMRPFSSRGTFGSFFQGEVSFELSANLTVFELSDLSSREELRSVVLTAIMFMAQQMMRKLDRSIPKALLLDEAWQMLRGGAMADFIETYARTCRKYGASLVTATQSLNDYYKSAGSIAALENSDWFVILQHKPETIADFKKHDRFEMDDYTDALLRSLKRNGFEYSDILIKGPETLAVGRLVLDPYSATLFSSSPRTFAAIEQMVAQGVPMEQAIERIAFPDRADKWSADPNSLPMAAE; via the coding sequence ATGATGGCAAAGCCCGCCTTTCTCGACCGCCTGATGGGTGCCCTGCTGGGCGACATCAAGCAGCCCGACGCCGATCGGCCGGCTCTGGGCGTGCCGATGCTCGCCCACTGGCTCCCTTATCGCAGCTATGACGCGAAGACCGGGATTTTCTACAACAGCGCCTCGCGCGGCTTCGTGCTGGAAGTGGCGCCCATGGTGGGCGCGGACGAGCGCAGCGGTGAGATATTGGCGCAGTTCCTGTCCGAAGCGATCCCGACGCCGGGTTGCCTGCAATTCCACCAATGGATGAGCCCGCGCGTCGGCGAACTCCTCTCCAAATGGTATGTGCCGCGATACCAGGCGCATGGCATCTATGAGCGCATGGCCAGGCACCGGGTCGAATGCATGACCGAAGGCGTGTGGACCTCGCTCTCGGCCGACGCGTCCTTTTGCCTGCGCCATCATCGCGTCGCCATCTCCTATTCCACCCCCGAAAGCTCGCGCGTCTCCAATGACGAGATTACAGGCGTGATGGACGGCCTCATTTCCGCGCTCGCCTCGATCAATGTGTCGGCGCGCCGAATGGACCCGGAGGCACTCATTGCGTGGATCGATGATATCACCTCGCCGACCACCGCGCCCGGCGATGATGCCGTCAGCTATAACCCCCTCGACAGCATAGCCGACCAGGCGATCCGCCGCGATATCGAGATGCGGGTCGAAGCCGATCGCATTTTGCTGCGGACCGAACGCTTTCGTCCGACGGGCCGTGAGATCGACGGCACGCCCGAGATCGGCGAAATCTACCCGGACGTCTTCGATGTGCGCTCCTTCTCGGTTCGCAACCTGCCCCAGCGCTGGGCGCCCTGGGATATGGCGCGGCTGATCGGCGACATGTTCACCGACAAGCTGCGCATGCCATGCCCGGTCGCCACCAATCTCTGCATCGACTTTCCCGACGTGGAAGCAGCCAGCAGCAAGGCGGGCTTCAAATATATGCGCACGACCAGCCTTGCCGACAGCAAGTCGGCGCGTTTCCTGCCGCAGCTCAAGGAACAGAGCCAGGAATGGCGCTATGTCAATGACGAGATGAAGCAGGGGCGCAAGCTCGTCCGGCTCTTCTATTCAGTCACCGCCTTCTCGCCCAAGGGGAAAGGCGACACAAATGAACGGGTTCTCAAATCCGTCTATCGCGCCGCCGGCTGGGACCTGCTCGACGATCGCTACCTCCAGGTCATGGGCCTGCTCTGCGCCATGCCCATGACCATGGCGAACGGCCTGGCCCGGGATCTTGAACGCATGAAGCGGATGCGCACCATGCTGACCACCACGGCGGCCAACCTCGCCCCGCTCCAGGGCGAATATCTGGGCGGCCCGATCCCGCACATGCTGCTCGTTGGCCGGCGCGGCCAGCCCTTCTTCTGGAGTCCGTTCGAAAATAGCGCCGGCAATCATAATGTCGCGGTGTTCGGCAAATCAGGGTCGGGTAAGTCCGTGGCGCTCCAGGAACTATGCGCCTCGCTCTGCGGCGCGGGTGCGCGGGTGGTGGTGATCGACGACGGCCGCTCGTTCGAGCATTCGGCCAAGCTCCAGGGCGGCGCCTTTGTCGAATTCACCATGTCCTCGGGTTTCTGCCTCAACCCCTTCAGCATGATCGACCCGGATCTCGCGGCGCGCGACCAGGATTATCGGCTCGATTGCCTGGCGATGCTCAAGGCCATCGTGAACCAGATGGCGCGGCATATCGATACGCTCAACGATACCGAGCGCGGGCTGATCGATGGCGCGGTCAATGAGGTGTGGGAAGAGAAGGGCCATGCCGGCACGATCGACGATGTGATCGCCGCGCTCGACCGGACCGGCCATGAGCAGGCTGCCGCGCTCGGCATTGCGATGCGGCCCTTCTCGTCGCGGGGTACGTTCGGAAGCTTCTTTCAGGGCGAGGTATCGTTCGAGCTGTCGGCGAACCTCACCGTGTTTGAACTTTCCGACCTTTCCTCGCGGGAGGAATTGCGCAGCGTCGTGCTGACCGCGATCATGTTCATGGCGCAGCAGATGATGCGCAAGCTCGACCGGTCCATTCCCAAGGCCCTGCTGCTGGACGAAGCCTGGCAGATGCTGCGCGGCGGGGCGATGGCCGACTTCATCGAGACCTACGCGCGTACCTGCCGCAAATATGGCGCGTCTCTGGTGACCGCGACCCAGTCGCTCAACGATTATTATAAGTCTGCGGGCTCGATCGCCGCGCTCGAGAATAGTGACTGGTTCGTGATCCTCCAGCACAAACCGGAGACCATTGCCGACTTCAAAAAGCATGATCGCTTCGAGATGGACGACTATACCGATGCACTGCTCCGTTCCCTGAAGCGCAACGGCTTTGAATATTCCGACATCCTGATCAAGGGACCGGAGACATTGGCGGTGGGTCGCCTGGTGCTCGATCCCTATTCAGCGACGCTCTTCTCCTCGAGCCCCAGAACCTTCGCCGCGATCGAACAGATGGTCGCGCAAGGCGTCCCAATGGAGCAGGCAATCGAGCGCATCGCCTTTCCCGACCGTGCGGACAAATGGTCGGCCGACCCGAACAGTCTTCCAATGGCAGCGGAGTAG
- a CDS encoding TraV family lipoprotein, translated as MSRTVAARMWGRCACVILCLAALGGCAGLSGNIKGSFACAAPDGICAPSAVIDDRALAMITADPSADPMPAGPYQEQNGKLPPARTAKAPPAGAPVTSDGTRSRERVMRIVFPAFIDERGRLHEASAIHAVVAQGEWQSGAEAVEPAPARNALAAAPQMPSLAETVDRAEGRQAVDPTLPTPAAVEAARARKADPVATIKSDVARRLAATRRDARASTEANPGSHAAGTPAPAQDGAGTPAPDAKPPLAPPPAAIMRAAAFPGAIAEDQ; from the coding sequence GTGAGCCGGACGGTTGCAGCGCGGATGTGGGGCCGATGCGCCTGTGTCATCCTTTGCCTTGCGGCGCTCGGCGGCTGTGCGGGCCTCAGCGGCAATATCAAGGGCAGCTTCGCCTGCGCCGCGCCTGACGGGATCTGTGCGCCGAGCGCGGTGATAGACGACCGCGCGCTGGCCATGATCACCGCCGACCCCTCGGCAGATCCGATGCCGGCTGGCCCCTATCAGGAGCAGAATGGAAAGCTGCCTCCAGCGCGCACCGCCAAAGCCCCGCCCGCGGGCGCACCGGTCACCTCTGACGGAACCCGATCCCGCGAGCGCGTGATGCGGATTGTCTTCCCCGCCTTTATTGACGAGCGCGGGCGCTTGCACGAGGCGAGCGCCATCCACGCCGTCGTCGCGCAAGGAGAGTGGCAAAGCGGGGCGGAGGCAGTGGAACCGGCTCCGGCCCGCAACGCGCTGGCGGCCGCGCCGCAAATGCCGAGTCTCGCGGAAACGGTCGATCGAGCGGAAGGGCGCCAAGCGGTCGATCCCACCTTGCCAACGCCCGCAGCGGTGGAGGCGGCGCGAGCGCGCAAGGCCGATCCGGTCGCCACCATCAAATCGGACGTGGCGCGCCGCCTTGCCGCCACCCGGCGCGATGCGCGAGCCTCCACGGAAGCGAACCCAGGCAGTCATGCCGCCGGGACGCCAGCGCCAGCCCAGGATGGGGCGGGCACACCCGCCCCGGATGCAAAGCCGCCCCTCGCACCGCCACCGGCGGCCATCATGCGCGCCGCCGCCTTTCCAGGCGCCATAGCGGAGGACCAATGA
- a CDS encoding DsbC family protein → MFATKLERLCHTVVLDPFYLLAAAFASLGVGAVCYAADILTPENAVRSALKTRLPRTAVSAIDCKKVRGLCEITAGANLFYVDPAARYLIIGRVYDMQTRQDLTAARLLEMNPDMLVGAAASANAAANITGQDAQRAIATTAGNKAGPARSPVAATPRKLSLDGLGTEGAIVWGNPQGQSVTVFTDFRCGYCRALSNVLRAMNVKVIERPISVLGSRDLADRVYCAKDRERAVHAAYAGEPLAQAANCDTAGLDANEAFARSHGLNGTPVIVRSDGAVLEGYRPREFLEQWLKEVRS, encoded by the coding sequence ATGTTCGCAACTAAGTTGGAGCGTCTGTGCCATACCGTCGTCCTGGATCCCTTCTATCTGCTGGCGGCCGCCTTCGCCAGCCTGGGAGTGGGGGCTGTCTGCTACGCTGCCGACATTCTGACGCCGGAAAACGCGGTGCGCTCAGCGCTGAAGACCCGTCTTCCCAGGACTGCGGTGAGCGCGATCGACTGCAAGAAGGTCCGGGGCCTGTGCGAAATCACTGCCGGCGCCAACCTCTTCTATGTCGATCCCGCCGCGCGCTATCTCATCATCGGCCGGGTCTATGACATGCAGACGCGTCAGGATCTGACCGCGGCGCGGCTGCTCGAGATGAACCCGGACATGCTGGTGGGCGCGGCGGCTTCGGCCAATGCGGCGGCAAACATCACCGGCCAGGATGCCCAGAGGGCCATCGCAACGACGGCCGGCAACAAGGCTGGTCCAGCTCGATCACCCGTCGCGGCCACCCCGCGCAAACTCTCGCTCGACGGGCTTGGCACGGAGGGCGCGATCGTCTGGGGCAATCCGCAAGGCCAGAGCGTCACGGTCTTCACGGATTTTCGCTGTGGCTATTGTCGCGCGCTCTCCAATGTCCTGCGCGCCATGAATGTGAAGGTGATCGAGCGGCCGATCTCGGTGCTGGGCAGCCGCGACCTTGCCGATCGGGTCTATTGCGCGAAGGACCGGGAGCGGGCGGTTCATGCCGCCTATGCCGGCGAACCCCTGGCCCAGGCAGCGAACTGCGATACGGCCGGTCTCGACGCCAACGAAGCCTTCGCCAGAAGCCATGGCCTCAACGGCACGCCGGTGATCGTGCGGAGCGACGGCGCGGTCCTCGAAGGCTATCGGCCGCGCGAATTTCTCGAACAATGGCTGAAGGAGGTCCGGTCGTGA
- a CDS encoding TraB/VirB10 family protein, producing MALADLFSRKRKSTDSIEAEGEEVSPISADLAGNEVVRRKQRLLLGCAAGIGLVASSFWIISGDNKKPEVEAGSGEQVDVSTKDLVNRNLSQQEWMAMSENQFQAQENQLKAVGGQQQRMDQLAAQVEALKAQNQAMQSDGQRVLTAYQAENEQLKRQISDRRTAPPPTPGPSALYGTNGPQSYQRPDGPAGTGMQRTAEALPRGNEVKMVSFTSSDTGTASKIAKGSTVYTDSPNYLPPNSFARARVIVGVDASAGVNSQTDPLPVVLRITGPARSVFANGRLLTTRIEGCLINGAARGDLSSEKVYVKLQKMTCPQPGGRYAVSEVKGFIAFGGKTGVRGRVVSREGSLVTQAFMAGLVGGFGRGFSANANSVFQGTNISTNGKRDKLSTGDILEGGLGEGVAQTGDMVSKYLIERAEQYQPVIEMPTGIDVEIVFLEGVYVRN from the coding sequence ATGGCCCTGGCTGATCTATTTTCGCGCAAGCGCAAGTCGACCGATAGCATCGAGGCGGAGGGGGAGGAGGTGTCCCCGATCAGTGCCGACCTTGCCGGCAACGAGGTGGTGCGCCGCAAGCAACGGCTGCTCCTTGGTTGCGCGGCGGGCATTGGCCTTGTCGCCTCGTCCTTCTGGATCATCAGCGGCGACAACAAGAAGCCGGAGGTCGAGGCCGGCAGCGGCGAGCAGGTCGATGTCTCGACCAAGGATCTGGTGAACCGCAACCTCTCCCAGCAGGAGTGGATGGCGATGTCGGAAAACCAGTTCCAGGCGCAGGAAAATCAATTGAAAGCCGTGGGCGGCCAGCAGCAGCGCATGGACCAGCTGGCAGCGCAGGTCGAGGCATTGAAAGCCCAGAACCAGGCGATGCAGTCCGATGGCCAGCGGGTTCTCACCGCCTATCAGGCCGAGAATGAGCAGTTGAAGCGCCAGATCTCCGATCGGCGCACAGCGCCACCACCCACCCCAGGCCCTTCCGCCCTCTACGGGACCAATGGCCCGCAAAGCTATCAGCGCCCCGACGGGCCGGCAGGGACGGGTATGCAGCGGACCGCAGAAGCGCTCCCGCGCGGCAACGAGGTCAAGATGGTGAGCTTCACCAGCAGCGATACGGGCACCGCCTCGAAAATCGCCAAGGGCAGCACTGTTTATACCGACAGCCCCAATTATCTCCCGCCCAACAGCTTTGCGCGGGCGCGGGTGATCGTCGGCGTTGACGCTAGCGCCGGGGTCAACAGCCAGACCGATCCGCTGCCGGTCGTGTTGCGTATTACCGGTCCTGCCCGATCGGTCTTCGCCAATGGCAGGCTTCTCACCACCCGGATCGAGGGTTGCCTCATCAACGGCGCGGCGCGCGGCGATCTTTCGAGCGAAAAAGTTTACGTGAAACTCCAGAAGATGACCTGTCCGCAGCCTGGCGGCCGCTATGCGGTCTCGGAGGTGAAGGGCTTCATCGCCTTTGGCGGGAAGACCGGGGTGCGCGGCCGCGTGGTGTCGCGCGAAGGCTCGCTGGTCACCCAGGCCTTCATGGCAGGCCTGGTCGGTGGGTTCGGCAGGGGCTTTTCGGCCAATGCCAACAGCGTCTTCCAGGGCACCAATATCAGCACCAACGGCAAGCGTGACAAGCTTTCGACCGGGGACATCCTTGAAGGGGGCCTTGGCGAAGGCGTCGCGCAGACCGGCGACATGGTGTCCAAATATCTGATCGAACGCGCCGAGCAATATCAGCCGGTGATCGAGATGCCGACCGGCATCGATGTCGAAATCGTCTTCCTGGAGGGTGTCTATGTTCGCAACTAA
- a CDS encoding type-F conjugative transfer system secretin TraK, giving the protein MTAPIIVTIIGSAAGGAAFASRPLCLASRLIGLGLIGVAILLLSAPAWADQTIMAADSAQVDCQASAKDLTRISLVEDEFASVSKIASGNPAEDFSVVNEPVRGDIYLSVPDGFAKPALSFFGTSKRGYVYKFVCRIGGDQASQIFVSNPAIAEEKAAQDAPQQKPGPQEAAVELMQAMYANGTTPGYEMRQRSLRPVQVGDLKVQMIAEYRGSDLTGKVLRIENKGTKPVELNEVTVAPSNTIAVSISEPRLEPGKITTAYLISQNGRP; this is encoded by the coding sequence ATGACGGCCCCCATCATCGTCACCATCATTGGCAGCGCCGCCGGCGGCGCTGCCTTCGCCAGCCGACCGCTGTGCCTGGCCAGTCGCCTTATTGGCCTTGGACTGATTGGGGTTGCGATATTGCTGCTCAGCGCGCCGGCTTGGGCTGACCAGACCATCATGGCGGCGGACAGTGCGCAGGTCGATTGCCAGGCATCGGCCAAGGACCTGACCCGTATCAGCCTCGTCGAAGATGAATTTGCCAGCGTCTCGAAAATCGCGTCCGGCAATCCGGCGGAGGATTTCTCGGTCGTCAACGAGCCGGTCCGCGGGGACATCTATCTTTCGGTGCCCGATGGCTTTGCCAAGCCTGCGCTCTCCTTCTTCGGCACCAGCAAGCGCGGCTATGTCTATAAGTTCGTCTGCCGCATTGGCGGCGATCAGGCGTCACAGATCTTCGTCTCCAACCCCGCCATCGCTGAGGAGAAGGCGGCGCAAGACGCGCCGCAGCAAAAGCCGGGACCGCAGGAAGCGGCCGTTGAACTCATGCAGGCCATGTATGCCAATGGCACGACCCCCGGCTATGAGATGCGCCAGCGCTCGCTTCGCCCCGTCCAGGTAGGTGACCTCAAGGTCCAGATGATCGCGGAATATCGCGGATCGGATCTCACAGGCAAGGTGCTGCGTATCGAGAATAAGGGGACCAAGCCCGTCGAGCTCAATGAGGTGACGGTCGCGCCCAGCAACACGATCGCTGTCTCGATCTCGGAGCCTCGGCTGGAGCCGGGCAAGATCACGACGGCCTATCTCATCTCGCAAAATGGGAGGCCCTAA
- a CDS encoding type IV conjugative transfer system protein TraE: MDLSYQHSQHQRILKQRNLLFAVTGALGIASVVLLGVTLSRDREVVLQPVLRSPLTVSSAGVSRDYLEMITRDVVLLTLDRNPQNLEYWMESVLAITAPRAQGRLKADLMKIVEEQRGSSIAQFFTIQSMTIDPDRLTSEVTGELHTIVGSKVVSKQLRTFRYRWEYAGLTLKLIGFGMVEAEKGKKP, encoded by the coding sequence ATGGATCTTTCCTACCAACATTCGCAGCACCAGCGGATATTGAAGCAGCGCAACCTCCTGTTCGCCGTGACCGGTGCGCTGGGGATTGCCAGCGTCGTGCTACTGGGCGTCACGCTCTCGCGGGACCGAGAAGTGGTGTTGCAGCCGGTGTTGCGATCGCCGCTCACCGTATCGAGCGCAGGCGTCAGCCGGGATTATCTGGAAATGATCACGCGCGACGTCGTGCTGCTGACCCTTGATCGCAATCCGCAAAATCTCGAATATTGGATGGAGAGTGTCCTCGCCATCACCGCGCCGCGAGCGCAGGGGCGGCTCAAGGCCGATCTCATGAAGATCGTCGAGGAGCAGCGGGGATCGTCGATCGCGCAGTTCTTCACGATCCAGTCGATGACGATCGATCCCGACAGGCTGACCTCGGAGGTGACGGGCGAGCTGCACACGATCGTCGGCAGCAAGGTTGTCTCGAAGCAGTTGCGGACCTTCCGCTACCGCTGGGAATATGCAGGCCTGACCCTGAAGCTCATCGGCTTTGGCATGGTCGAGGCAGAGAAGGGGAAGAAGCCATGA